A genomic region of Streptomyces sp. R33 contains the following coding sequences:
- the tpiA gene encoding triose-phosphate isomerase, producing MTTRTPLMAGNWKMNLNHLEAIAHVQKLAFALADKDYDAVEVAVLPPFVDLRSVQTLVDGDKLKIKYGAQDISAHDSGAYTGEISGSMLAKLKCTYVAVGHSERRQYHGESDELCNAKVKAAYQHGLTPILCVGEGLDIRKAGQQVPYTLAQVDGGLKDVPADQVESIVIAYEPVWAIGTGEVATPEDAQEVCGAIRGRLAELYSQELADKVRIQYGGSVKSGNIAAIMAQPDVDGALIGGAALDADEFVKIVRFRDQ from the coding sequence ATGACCACGCGTACCCCGCTCATGGCGGGCAACTGGAAGATGAACCTCAACCACCTCGAGGCCATCGCGCACGTCCAGAAGCTCGCCTTCGCGCTCGCCGACAAGGACTACGACGCCGTCGAGGTCGCGGTCCTGCCGCCCTTCGTCGACCTGCGCTCGGTGCAGACCCTGGTCGACGGCGACAAGCTGAAGATCAAGTACGGCGCCCAGGACATCTCGGCGCACGACTCCGGCGCGTACACCGGCGAGATCTCCGGCTCGATGCTCGCGAAGCTGAAGTGCACGTACGTGGCCGTCGGCCACAGCGAGCGCCGCCAGTACCACGGCGAGAGCGACGAGCTCTGCAACGCCAAGGTCAAGGCCGCCTACCAGCACGGGCTCACCCCGATCCTGTGCGTCGGCGAGGGCCTGGACATCCGCAAGGCCGGACAGCAGGTCCCGTACACGCTGGCCCAGGTCGACGGCGGCCTCAAGGACGTCCCGGCCGACCAGGTCGAATCCATCGTGATCGCGTACGAGCCCGTCTGGGCGATCGGGACCGGCGAGGTCGCCACCCCCGAGGACGCGCAGGAGGTCTGCGGGGCGATCCGCGGCCGCCTCGCCGAGCTGTACTCGCAGGAGCTGGCCGACAAGGTCCGCATCCAGTACGGCGGCTCGGTGAAGTCCGGCAACATCGCGGCGATCATGGCCCAGCCCGATGTCGACGGCGCCCTGATCGGCGGCGCGGCGCTGGACGCGGACGAGTTCGTGAAGATCGTCCGGTTCCGCGACCAGTGA
- the secG gene encoding preprotein translocase subunit SecG yields MGFSIALIVFSGLLMLLVLMHKGKGGGLSDMFGGGMQSSVGGSSVAERNLDRITVVVGLLWFACILALGILLK; encoded by the coding sequence ATGGGGTTCTCGATCGCCCTGATCGTCTTCAGCGGCCTGCTGATGCTCCTCGTGCTGATGCACAAGGGCAAGGGCGGCGGCCTTTCCGACATGTTCGGCGGCGGCATGCAGTCGTCGGTCGGCGGCTCCTCGGTCGCGGAGCGCAACCTCGACCGCATCACCGTCGTGGTGGGTCTGCTCTGGTTCGCCTGCATCCTGGCGCTCGGCATTCTGCTGAAGTAG
- a CDS encoding RNA polymerase-binding protein RbpA produces the protein MASGNAIRGSRVGAGPMGEAERGESAPRLRISFWCSNGHETQPSFASDAQVPDTWDCPRCGFPAGQDRDNPPAPPRTEPYKTHLAYVRERRTDADGEAILAEALAKLRGEI, from the coding sequence GTGGCAAGTGGCAACGCGATCCGTGGTAGTCGGGTCGGAGCGGGGCCGATGGGTGAGGCCGAGCGCGGCGAGTCCGCGCCCCGCCTGCGCATCTCCTTCTGGTGCTCGAACGGGCACGAGACGCAGCCGAGCTTCGCCAGCGACGCGCAGGTGCCGGACACCTGGGACTGCCCGCGCTGCGGGTTCCCGGCCGGACAGGACCGGGACAACCCGCCGGCGCCGCCGCGCACCGAGCCCTACAAGACGCACCTGGCGTACGTACGGGAGCGCCGCACGGACGCCGACGGCGAGGCGATCCTCGCCGAGGCGCTCGCCAAGCTCCGCGGCGAGATCTGA
- the pgi gene encoding glucose-6-phosphate isomerase has protein sequence MNADRRTSLNRTAEWLALGKHREELGQTHLRELFAADPNRGTGYTLRVGDLHIDYSKHLVTDETLELLRGLAAATGVAELREAMFRGEKINTTEDRAVLHTALRAPKDAVVEVDGENVVPAVHAVLDKMAAFSGQVRSGEWTGFTGKRIKNVVNIGIGGSDLGPAMAYEALRAFTDRALTVRFVSNVDGADLHEAVRDLDPAETLFIIASKTFTTIETITNAESAREWLLAGLGGDTAAVARHFVALSTNAEKVTAFGIDPANMFGFWDWVGGRYSFDSAIGLSLMIAIGPDSFREMLGGFRTVDEHFRTAPPEQNAPLLMGLLGIWYGAFFDAQSHAVLPYSHYLSRFTAYLQQLDMESNGKSVDRDGNPVDWQTGPVVWGTPGTNGQHAYYQLIHQGTKVIPADFIGFARPIGELPPKLAAQHDLLMANFFAQTQALAFGKTADEVRAEGVPEPLVPHKTFKGNHPTTTILAQDLTPGVLGQLIALYEHKVFVQGAVWNIDSFDQWGVELGKVLAKRVEPALTEGADVPGLDASTQALVAVYRGLRGRG, from the coding sequence ATGAACGCAGACAGGCGTACGAGTCTCAACCGGACTGCCGAGTGGCTGGCACTCGGCAAGCACCGCGAAGAGCTGGGGCAGACGCATCTGCGAGAGCTGTTCGCGGCGGATCCGAACCGTGGCACGGGCTACACGCTGCGGGTCGGGGACCTGCACATCGACTACTCGAAGCACCTGGTGACCGACGAGACGCTGGAGTTGCTGCGCGGGCTCGCGGCGGCGACGGGCGTGGCCGAGCTGCGCGAGGCGATGTTCCGCGGCGAGAAGATCAACACGACCGAGGACCGGGCGGTCCTGCACACCGCCCTGCGCGCGCCGAAGGACGCGGTGGTCGAGGTGGACGGCGAGAACGTCGTCCCCGCGGTGCACGCCGTCCTCGACAAGATGGCGGCCTTCTCCGGCCAGGTCCGGTCGGGGGAGTGGACCGGCTTCACCGGCAAGCGCATCAAGAACGTGGTCAACATCGGCATCGGCGGCTCCGACCTGGGCCCGGCGATGGCGTACGAGGCGCTGCGCGCGTTCACCGACCGCGCCCTGACCGTGCGGTTCGTGTCCAACGTGGACGGCGCCGACCTGCACGAGGCCGTACGGGACCTGGACCCGGCCGAGACGCTGTTCATCATCGCCTCCAAGACCTTCACGACCATCGAGACCATCACCAACGCCGAGTCGGCGCGGGAGTGGCTGCTGGCGGGTCTCGGCGGTGACACCGCGGCCGTGGCACGGCACTTCGTGGCGCTGTCGACCAACGCCGAGAAGGTCACGGCCTTCGGCATCGATCCGGCCAACATGTTCGGGTTCTGGGACTGGGTCGGCGGGCGCTACTCCTTCGACTCCGCGATCGGGCTCTCGCTGATGATCGCGATCGGGCCGGACTCCTTCCGGGAGATGCTGGGCGGCTTCCGGACGGTGGACGAGCACTTCCGCACGGCGCCCCCGGAGCAGAACGCACCGCTGCTGATGGGCCTGTTGGGGATCTGGTACGGCGCCTTCTTCGACGCGCAGTCGCACGCGGTCCTGCCGTACAGCCACTACCTCTCCCGCTTCACGGCGTACCTGCAGCAGCTGGACATGGAGTCCAACGGCAAGTCCGTGGACCGGGACGGCAATCCGGTGGACTGGCAGACCGGTCCGGTCGTGTGGGGCACGCCCGGCACCAACGGGCAGCACGCGTACTACCAGTTGATCCACCAGGGCACGAAGGTGATCCCGGCGGACTTCATCGGCTTCGCCCGGCCGATCGGCGAACTGCCGCCGAAGCTCGCGGCCCAGCACGACCTGCTGATGGCGAACTTCTTCGCGCAGACGCAGGCGCTCGCCTTCGGCAAGACCGCGGACGAGGTCCGCGCGGAGGGCGTACCGGAGCCCCTGGTCCCGCACAAGACCTTCAAGGGGAACCACCCGACCACGACGATCCTGGCGCAGGACCTCACCCCGGGGGTGCTGGGCCAGCTGATCGCGCTGTACGAGCACAAGGTGTTCGTACAGGGCGCGGTGTGGAACATCGACTCCTTCGACCAGTGGGGCGTGGAGCTCGGCAAGGTCCTGGCGAAGCGGGTCGAGCCGGCGCTGACCGAGGGAGCGGACGTGCCGGGGCTGGACGCCTCGACGCAGGCCCTCGTGGCCGTGTACCGCGGGCTGCGCGGCCGCGGCTGA
- the pgl gene encoding 6-phosphogluconolactonase — protein sequence MTTPQVVVHRDKELMAQAAAARLITKIVDAQAARGSASVVLTGGRNGNGLLAALAAAPARDAVDWARLDLWWGDERYVPADDPERNHVQAREALLDSVPVDPARVHVMPASDGPYGDDVDAAADAYAEELRRAAGPEDHGPVPRFDVLMLGVGPDTHVASLFPEHPAARETERTVVGVHGAPKPPPTRVSLTLPAIRAAREVWLLAAGEDKAGAVAIALGGAGEIQAPAAAAYGRSRTLWLLDRAAAAKLPSSMYPPASA from the coding sequence ATGACGACTCCCCAGGTCGTCGTCCACCGGGACAAGGAGCTGATGGCCCAGGCCGCAGCAGCCCGGCTCATCACGAAGATCGTCGACGCCCAGGCGGCCCGCGGCAGCGCCTCCGTCGTCCTCACCGGCGGCCGCAACGGCAACGGCCTGCTCGCCGCACTCGCGGCCGCCCCGGCCCGCGACGCCGTCGACTGGGCCCGCCTCGACCTCTGGTGGGGCGACGAGCGGTACGTCCCGGCCGACGACCCCGAGCGCAACCACGTACAGGCCCGTGAGGCCCTCCTGGACTCCGTCCCGGTGGACCCGGCACGCGTGCACGTCATGCCGGCCTCGGACGGCCCGTACGGGGACGACGTCGATGCGGCGGCGGACGCGTACGCGGAGGAGCTGCGGCGGGCCGCGGGCCCGGAGGACCACGGTCCGGTGCCGCGTTTCGACGTGCTCATGCTGGGCGTGGGCCCGGACACGCACGTGGCCTCGCTGTTCCCGGAGCACCCGGCGGCGCGCGAGACCGAGCGCACGGTGGTCGGCGTGCACGGCGCGCCGAAGCCGCCGCCGACGCGGGTCTCGCTGACCCTCCCGGCGATCCGGGCGGCCCGGGAGGTCTGGCTGCTGGCGGCCGGCGAGGACAAGGCGGGTGCGGTGGCGATCGCGCTCGGCGGCGCCGGGGAGATCCAGGCCCCGGCGGCGGCCGCGTACGGGCGCTCCCGCACGCTGTGGTTGCTGGACCGTGCGGCGGCGGCGAAGCTGCCGTCGTCGATGTACCCGCCGGCCTCGGCCTGA
- the opcA gene encoding glucose-6-phosphate dehydrogenase assembly protein OpcA — protein sequence MKIDLTETTSSKINAALVQARRDIGTPAIGMVLTLVIVTDEENAYDALKSANEASHEHPSRIVVVIKRVSRSPRSRRDARLDAEVRVGADAGTGETVVLRLHGELVHHAQSVVLPLLLPDAPVVVWWPDGAPSDLAGDPLGALGQRRITDTYACENPLRALGERAAAYAPGDTDLSWTRITPWRSMLAAALDQQALKVTSAAVEGEDENPSCELLAMWLADRLQVPVKRTHSQGPGLTSVRLETKDGDIVLDRADGSLATLCMPGQPDRGVALKRRDTAELLAEELRRLDPDNTYEASLKFGVAKLAAEAPAPAPAPAPAKTKASDSPETVTGPKADAAKPAAKPTKKAPAK from the coding sequence ATGAAGATCGACCTCACGGAGACCACCTCCAGCAAGATCAACGCCGCTTTGGTGCAGGCGCGCCGGGACATCGGCACGCCTGCCATCGGCATGGTCCTCACGCTGGTGATCGTGACCGACGAAGAGAACGCGTACGACGCGCTCAAGTCGGCGAACGAGGCGTCCCACGAACACCCTTCGCGGATCGTCGTCGTCATCAAGCGGGTCAGCCGCTCGCCGCGCAGCCGCCGCGACGCCCGTCTCGACGCGGAAGTCCGCGTCGGGGCGGACGCGGGTACCGGCGAGACGGTGGTGCTCCGCCTTCACGGTGAACTGGTCCACCACGCCCAGTCGGTGGTTCTCCCGCTCCTGCTGCCGGACGCGCCCGTCGTGGTCTGGTGGCCGGACGGTGCCCCGTCGGACCTGGCGGGCGACCCGCTGGGTGCGCTCGGTCAGCGCCGGATCACGGACACGTACGCCTGCGAGAACCCGCTGCGGGCGCTCGGGGAGCGGGCCGCGGCCTATGCCCCGGGTGACACGGACCTGTCCTGGACCCGGATCACGCCGTGGCGGTCGATGCTGGCCGCCGCGCTGGACCAGCAGGCCCTGAAGGTCACCTCGGCGGCCGTCGAGGGCGAGGACGAGAACCCGAGCTGCGAGCTGCTGGCCATGTGGCTGGCGGACCGCCTCCAGGTGCCCGTCAAGCGGACCCACTCGCAGGGCCCCGGCCTGACCTCGGTCCGGCTGGAGACCAAGGACGGCGACATCGTCCTGGACCGGGCCGACGGCTCGCTGGCCACGCTGTGCATGCCGGGGCAGCCCGACCGTGGGGTGGCGCTCAAGCGCCGTGACACGGCCGAGCTGCTGGCGGAGGAGCTGCGCCGGCTCGACCCGGACAACACGTACGAGGCCTCGCTGAAGTTCGGCGTGGCCAAACTGGCGGCCGAGGCCCCGGCTCCGGCTCCGGCCCCGGCCCCGGCCAAGACCAAGGCCTCGGACTCCCCGGAGACCGTGACCGGCCCGAAGGCCGACGCCGCGAAGCCCGCGGCCAAGCCCACGAAGAAGGCCCCGGCCAAGTAG
- the zwf gene encoding glucose-6-phosphate dehydrogenase, which yields MSVNGANPLRDAQDRRLPRIAGPSGLVIFGVTGDLSRKKLMPAIYDLANRGLLPPGFSLIGFARREWEHEDFAQEVYEAVKQHSRTPFREEVWQQLVQGCRFVQGDFDDDAAFETLKSTIDELDKAQGTGGNFAFYLSVPPKFFPKVVQQLKNHGLAQKEGSWRRAVIEKPFGHDLKSAEELNKVVHEVFPRDEVFRIDHYLGKETVQNILALRFANTMFEPIWNRSYVDHVQITMAEDIGIGGRAGYYDGIGAARDVIQNHLLQLLALTAMEEPGSFHPKALVAEKLKVLTAVELPEDLGKHTVRGQYSAAWQGGEKVVGYLEEDGIDPKSKTDTYAAIRLEINNRRWAGVPFYLRTGKRLGRRVTEIAVVFKRAPYLPFESGATEELGQNALVIRVQPDEGVTVRFGSKVPGTSMEVRDVTMDFAYGESFTESSPEAYERLILDVLLGDANLFPRHQEVELSWNILDPIEEYWDKHGKPAQYPAGTWGPVEADEMLARDGRSWRRP from the coding sequence TTGTCTGTGAACGGAGCGAACCCGCTTCGTGACGCACAGGACCGGCGGCTCCCGCGCATCGCGGGGCCGTCCGGCCTGGTCATTTTCGGCGTTACGGGTGACCTGTCGCGCAAGAAGCTGATGCCGGCCATCTACGACCTGGCGAACCGGGGGCTGCTGCCGCCGGGCTTCTCGCTGATCGGTTTCGCCCGGCGCGAATGGGAGCACGAGGACTTCGCCCAGGAGGTGTACGAGGCCGTCAAGCAGCACTCGCGCACCCCCTTCCGGGAGGAGGTCTGGCAGCAGCTGGTGCAGGGCTGCCGTTTCGTGCAGGGCGATTTCGACGACGACGCGGCGTTCGAGACGCTGAAGTCGACCATCGACGAGCTCGACAAGGCGCAGGGTACGGGCGGCAACTTCGCCTTCTACCTGTCCGTGCCGCCGAAGTTCTTCCCGAAGGTCGTCCAGCAGCTCAAGAACCACGGGCTGGCGCAGAAGGAGGGCTCCTGGCGGCGTGCCGTCATCGAGAAGCCCTTCGGGCACGACCTCAAGAGCGCCGAGGAGCTCAACAAGGTCGTCCACGAGGTCTTCCCGCGGGACGAGGTCTTCCGGATCGACCACTACCTCGGCAAGGAGACCGTCCAGAACATCCTGGCGCTCCGCTTCGCCAACACGATGTTCGAGCCGATCTGGAACCGGTCGTACGTCGACCACGTGCAGATCACCATGGCCGAGGACATCGGCATCGGCGGCCGGGCCGGGTACTACGACGGCATCGGCGCGGCCCGTGACGTCATCCAGAACCACCTGCTCCAGCTGCTCGCGCTGACCGCGATGGAGGAGCCCGGCTCCTTCCACCCGAAGGCGCTGGTGGCGGAGAAGCTCAAGGTCCTCACGGCCGTCGAGCTCCCCGAGGACCTGGGCAAGCACACCGTGCGCGGCCAGTACTCGGCGGCGTGGCAGGGTGGCGAGAAGGTCGTCGGGTACCTCGAAGAGGACGGCATCGACCCCAAGTCGAAGACCGACACCTACGCGGCCATCCGCCTGGAGATCAACAACCGCCGCTGGGCGGGCGTCCCGTTCTACCTGCGGACCGGCAAGCGCCTGGGCCGCCGGGTGACGGAGATCGCGGTGGTCTTCAAGCGGGCTCCGTACCTGCCATTCGAGTCGGGCGCGACCGAGGAGCTGGGGCAGAACGCCCTGGTCATCCGGGTCCAGCCGGACGAGGGCGTGACGGTGCGCTTCGGCTCGAAGGTTCCGGGCACCTCCATGGAGGTCCGGGACGTGACGATGGACTTCGCGTACGGCGAGTCCTTCACGGAGTCGAGCCCCGAGGCGTACGAGCGGCTGATCCTCGACGTCCTGCTGGGTGACGCGAACCTCTTCCCGCGCCACCAGGAGGTCGAGCTGTCCTGGAACATCCTCGACCCGATCGAGGAGTACTGGGACAAGCACGGCAAGCCCGCGCAGTACCCGGCGGGGACCTGGGGGCCGGTCGAGGCGGACGAGATGCTCGCACGAGACGGACGGAGCTGGCGCCGGCCATGA
- the tal gene encoding transaldolase, which yields MTDALKRLSDEGVAIWLDDLSRKRITSGNLAELIDQSHVVGVTTNPSIFQKAISSGDGYEQQLADLAARKVTVDEAIRMITTADVRDAADILRPVYDRTDGQDGRVSIEVDPRLAHNTTATIAEAKQLAWLVDRPNTLIKIPATKAGLPAITEVIGKGISVNVTLIFSLERYREVMDAYLAGLEKAKAAGLDLSEIHSVASFFVSRVDSEIDKRLDAVGSDEAKALKGKAALANARLAYEAYEEVFSSDRWNALERVGANKQRPLWASTGVKDPAYKDTLYVDDLVAPNTVNTMPEATLEATADHGQITGDTVRATYDQSRAELEAVAKLGISYDDVVQLLEDEGVEKFEASWNDLLKSTEAELERLAPTEA from the coding sequence ATGACAGACGCACTCAAGCGCCTCTCCGACGAGGGCGTGGCGATCTGGCTGGACGACCTGTCCCGCAAGCGCATCACGTCCGGCAACCTGGCCGAGCTCATCGACCAGTCGCACGTGGTCGGTGTCACCACCAACCCGTCGATCTTCCAGAAGGCGATCAGCAGCGGCGACGGCTACGAGCAGCAGCTCGCCGACCTCGCCGCCCGCAAGGTCACCGTCGACGAGGCCATCCGCATGATCACGACGGCGGACGTCCGCGACGCCGCCGACATCCTGCGCCCGGTCTACGACCGCACCGACGGCCAGGACGGCCGGGTCTCCATCGAGGTCGACCCCCGTCTGGCCCACAACACCACGGCGACGATCGCCGAGGCCAAGCAGCTCGCCTGGCTGGTGGACCGCCCGAACACGCTGATCAAGATCCCGGCGACCAAGGCCGGCCTGCCGGCGATCACCGAGGTCATCGGCAAGGGCATCAGCGTCAACGTCACGCTGATCTTCTCGCTCGAGCGCTACCGCGAGGTCATGGACGCGTACCTGGCGGGTCTGGAGAAGGCCAAGGCCGCGGGCCTGGACCTCTCCGAGATCCACTCGGTCGCCTCCTTCTTCGTCTCCCGTGTGGACAGCGAGATCGACAAGCGCCTGGACGCCGTCGGCTCCGACGAGGCGAAGGCCCTGAAGGGCAAGGCGGCCCTCGCCAACGCCCGCCTGGCCTACGAAGCCTACGAGGAGGTCTTCTCCTCCGACCGGTGGAACGCCCTGGAGCGTGTCGGCGCCAACAAGCAGCGTCCGCTGTGGGCCTCGACGGGCGTCAAGGACCCGGCGTACAAGGACACCCTGTACGTGGACGACCTGGTCGCCCCGAACACGGTGAACACCATGCCGGAGGCCACGCTGGAGGCCACCGCCGACCACGGTCAGATCACGGGTGACACCGTGCGCGCCACGTACGACCAGTCCCGCGCCGAGCTCGAAGCGGTCGCGAAGCTGGGCATCTCGTACGACGATGTGGTGCAGCTGCTCGAGGACGAGGGCGTCGAGAAGTTCGAGGCGTCCTGGAACGACCTGCTGAAGTCCACCGAGGCGGAGCTCGAGCGCCTCGCCCCCACGGAGGCCTGA
- the tkt gene encoding transketolase — MSTKPTTTELDWTDLDQRAVDTARILAADAVQKVGNGHPGTAMSLAPAAYTLFQKVMRHDPADPEWVGRDRFVLSAGHSSLTLYTQLYLGGFGLELADLEAFRTWGSKTPGHPEYGHTAGVETTTGPLGQGIANAVGMAMAARYERGLFDPEAPQGTSPFDHMVYAIAGDGCLQEGISHEASALAGHQKLGNLVLLWDDNHISIEGDTETAVSEDTLKRYEAYGWHVQRVAQQPNGDLDPKALFEALAAAKAETGRPSFIAMRSIIAWPAPHAQGTEASHGSALGDDEVAATKRVLGFDPEKSFDVSDEVLAHTRKALDRGREAKAAWEKDFSAWRTANAERAAEFDRINANELPAGWEDKLPVFETGKGVATRAASGKVLEALGSVIPELWGGSADLAGSNNTTIDKHSSFLPKGNPLPEADPYGRTVHFGIREHAMAATMNGIALHGHTRIYGGTFLVFSDYMRNAVRLSALMHVPVTYVWTHDSIGLGEDGPTHQPVEHLASLRAIPGLNVVRPADANETVIAWREILRRHTKVFGKGAPHGLALTRQGVPTYERNEDAAKGGYVLFEAEGGEAQVVLIGTGSEVQLAVAAREALQAEGVPARVVSMPSVEWFEEQDQAYKDSVLPPSVKARVAVEAGVGLTWHRYVGDAGRIVSLEHFGASADAKVLFREFGFTAEAVAAAAKESITAAAR, encoded by the coding sequence GTGAGCACCAAGCCGACGACCACAGAGCTCGACTGGACCGACCTCGACCAGCGGGCCGTCGACACCGCCCGCATCCTGGCCGCCGACGCGGTCCAGAAGGTGGGTAACGGCCACCCCGGTACGGCGATGAGCCTGGCCCCCGCCGCGTACACCCTCTTCCAGAAGGTGATGCGGCACGACCCGGCCGATCCCGAGTGGGTCGGCCGCGACCGTTTCGTGCTTTCCGCGGGGCACTCGTCCCTCACTCTGTACACGCAGCTCTACCTGGGCGGCTTCGGCCTGGAGCTGGCCGACCTCGAGGCGTTCCGCACCTGGGGTTCCAAGACCCCCGGCCACCCGGAGTACGGCCACACGGCCGGCGTCGAGACCACCACCGGCCCGCTGGGCCAGGGCATCGCCAACGCGGTGGGCATGGCCATGGCCGCCCGCTACGAGCGCGGCCTGTTCGACCCGGAGGCCCCCCAGGGCACCTCCCCGTTCGACCACATGGTCTACGCGATCGCGGGCGACGGCTGCCTCCAGGAGGGCATCTCCCACGAGGCGTCCGCCCTGGCCGGCCACCAGAAGCTCGGCAACCTGGTGCTGCTGTGGGACGACAACCACATCTCCATCGAGGGTGACACCGAGACGGCCGTCTCCGAGGACACCCTCAAGCGCTACGAGGCGTACGGCTGGCACGTCCAGCGCGTCGCGCAGCAGCCGAACGGCGACCTCGACCCGAAGGCGCTGTTCGAGGCCCTGGCCGCGGCCAAGGCCGAGACCGGGCGCCCCTCCTTCATCGCCATGCGCTCGATCATCGCCTGGCCCGCCCCGCACGCCCAGGGCACCGAGGCCTCGCACGGCTCGGCCCTCGGCGACGACGAGGTCGCGGCCACCAAGCGCGTCCTCGGCTTCGACCCGGAGAAGTCCTTCGACGTCTCCGACGAGGTCCTCGCGCACACCCGCAAGGCGCTGGACCGCGGCCGCGAGGCCAAGGCCGCCTGGGAGAAGGACTTCTCCGCGTGGCGCACCGCCAACGCCGAGCGCGCCGCCGAGTTCGACCGCATCAACGCCAACGAGCTGCCCGCGGGCTGGGAGGACAAGCTCCCCGTCTTCGAGACCGGCAAGGGCGTCGCCACCCGCGCGGCCTCCGGCAAGGTGCTCGAGGCGCTCGGCTCGGTCATCCCGGAGCTGTGGGGCGGCTCGGCCGACCTGGCCGGCTCCAACAACACCACGATCGACAAGCACTCGTCCTTCCTCCCGAAGGGCAACCCGCTGCCGGAGGCCGACCCGTACGGCCGCACCGTCCACTTCGGCATCCGCGAGCACGCCATGGCCGCGACCATGAACGGCATCGCGCTGCACGGCCACACCCGTATCTACGGCGGCACCTTCCTGGTGTTCTCCGACTACATGCGCAACGCCGTGCGCCTGTCCGCGCTGATGCACGTGCCGGTGACGTACGTGTGGACGCACGACTCCATCGGCCTGGGCGAGGACGGCCCGACCCACCAGCCGGTCGAGCACCTCGCCTCGCTGCGCGCCATCCCGGGCCTGAACGTGGTCCGCCCGGCCGACGCGAACGAGACCGTCATCGCCTGGCGCGAGATCCTGCGCCGCCACACCAAGGTGTTCGGCAAGGGCGCGCCGCACGGTCTGGCGCTGACCCGCCAGGGCGTGCCGACGTACGAGCGCAACGAGGACGCCGCCAAGGGCGGGTACGTGCTCTTCGAGGCGGAAGGCGGCGAGGCGCAGGTCGTCCTCATCGGCACCGGCTCCGAGGTCCAGCTCGCCGTCGCCGCGCGCGAGGCGCTGCAGGCCGAGGGCGTCCCGGCCCGCGTGGTCTCGATGCCGTCCGTCGAGTGGTTCGAGGAGCAGGACCAGGCGTACAAGGACAGCGTCCTGCCGCCGTCCGTCAAGGCGCGCGTCGCGGTCGAGGCCGGGGTCGGCCTGACCTGGCACCGCTACGTCGGCGACGCCGGCCGGATCGTCTCGCTGGAGCACTTCGGTGCCTCCGCCGACGCCAAGGTGCTGTTCCGCGAGTTCGGCTTCACCGCCGAGGCCGTGGCCGCCGCCGCCAAGGAATCCATCACCGCCGCCGCGCGCTGA
- a CDS encoding heme o synthase, translating into MTAVESRPAGVLGTSPGHRPFGARVMAFVALTKPRIIELLLITTVPVMFLAEQGVPSLWLVLATCFGGYLSAGGANALNMYIDRDIDALMDRTSQRPLVTGMVSPRECLVFGITLGVVSTLFFGLLVNWLSAALALGALLFYVVVYTMLLKRRTAQNIVWGGIAGCMPVLIGWSAVKNEVSWAAVILFLVIFFWTPPHYWPLSMKVKDDYARVGVPMLPVVAGNKAVARQIVLYSWVMVAVSLLLTPLGYTGWFYTTVALAAGGWWLWEAHALHARAKAGVTGAKLKEMRLFHWSITYVSLLFVAVAVDPFLR; encoded by the coding sequence GTGACGGCCGTCGAATCCCGTCCAGCGGGGGTGCTCGGGACGAGCCCCGGTCACCGGCCGTTCGGGGCCCGGGTCATGGCTTTCGTGGCTTTGACCAAGCCGCGGATCATCGAACTTCTGCTGATCACCACAGTGCCGGTGATGTTCCTCGCCGAGCAGGGTGTGCCGTCGCTGTGGCTGGTCCTCGCGACCTGCTTCGGCGGCTACTTGTCCGCGGGCGGCGCCAACGCGCTGAACATGTACATCGACCGCGACATCGACGCGCTGATGGACCGGACCTCGCAGCGGCCGCTGGTGACCGGCATGGTCAGCCCGCGCGAGTGCCTGGTCTTCGGCATCACCCTCGGCGTGGTCTCCACCCTGTTCTTCGGGCTGCTCGTCAACTGGCTGTCGGCGGCGCTCGCGCTCGGCGCGCTCCTCTTCTACGTCGTCGTCTACACGATGCTGCTGAAGCGGCGCACTGCGCAGAACATCGTGTGGGGCGGCATCGCGGGCTGCATGCCGGTGCTCATCGGCTGGTCCGCCGTCAAGAACGAGGTCTCCTGGGCCGCCGTCATCCTCTTCCTCGTCATCTTCTTCTGGACGCCGCCGCACTACTGGCCGCTGTCCATGAAGGTGAAGGACGACTACGCGCGGGTCGGCGTGCCGATGCTGCCGGTCGTCGCCGGCAACAAGGCCGTGGCCCGCCAGATCGTCCTCTACAGCTGGGTGATGGTGGCCGTCTCGCTGCTGCTGACCCCGCTGGGGTACACCGGCTGGTTCTACACCACGGTCGCCCTGGCGGCGGGCGGCTGGTGGCTGTGGGAGGCGCACGCGCTGCACGCGCGGGCCAAGGCGGGCGTGACGGGCGCGAAGCTCAAGGAGATGCGCCTGTTCCACTGGTCCATCACGTACGTGTCGCTGCTCTTCGTCGCCGTGGCCGTGGATCCCTTCCTCCGCTGA